GCGATCAGAAAAACGAAGAATACCAGCATGAAGGCGCGCAGCGCCCAGGCGGGCATATCTTCAGACAGGCGATGGACGAATTTTCTCATGGCTTCGTTCCGCGTCGCCGAAGAAGGCGCGCCTGAATGACGAGGCAGATCACTGCAGACATGAGCAGGACGTTGCTCATCGCCCCAGCGAGGACGAAATCACGCGTCGAATTGATTTGCTGATAGATGAGCAGCGGAAAGGTCTGCAGGCTGCCGCCACCGAGCAACAGCAGTGTAACGAAACTGCCGTTGGCCAACATGAACACGAGGATGAAGCCGGTGCCGATTCCATCCAGCGTGAGGGGAGCGGTAATCCGGAAGAACGTCGATGCACGCCCAGCACCGAGCAGGCGCGCCGATTCTTCAAGCCGGCGGTCGACACCTTGCAGCGACGAGGTAATGGCGAGAACCATGAACGGAACCAGCACCTGAACCGTCGCCAATAGCGCGATTACGGGGCCATTGAGCAGATTGAGGGGGCGCTCGATCAGGCCGAATTCCATCATGAACGCATTGGCAAAGCCCTGCCGCGCCAGCAGGACGCGCCAGCCGAAGGTTCGCATGATGATGGAGGTGAGCAGCGGCGCCACGAGGAAGAAGATGCACAGGCCATAGAGCCGCCCGGCGTGCCGCACCATGAAATAGGCGACGGGATAGCCGACCAGCAGGCAGGCGAGCGTCACGGCGAAGCTAAAGCCGAGAGTGACGCCAAGAACTTCAAGATAATAGGGATCAAAAAACAGACGCTTGTACGGCGCGAACGACCATCCCCCGTCGGCACCCACGCTGCGGATCATGTTGTCCGCGAGCGGGAACAGGAAGAAGGCCAGCATGAAGAATACGGCCGGTAGAGACCAGACGAGCGAGATAGTCGGCCCGCTCGACGAACGGCCGGTCATGGTTTTCCAGAAGCGTCGGGCTTTGCCCGACGCCAGAGTCATCGTCATAGAGCCGTCACCCTTCCTGGCGTGTCCTACGCGCGGATTTCGCGATTCCAGCGATCCAGCCATTCACGTTGCGCGATTCCCGTCTTCTCGAACGGAGGCCAGCGGGTTTCCTGCCAGGGCGTGATGCGCGAGCCCAGCGGCTCGGGATAGTCCACCTTCGAATTGCTGACGCCAAAATTCATACGCTTGGCAACCTCGGCCTGGGGGCCCGGCGAGAGCAGCGAATTGATGTATTCCCACGCCGCATCAGAGCCGTTTTTCACCTTCTGGGCGATCGACGGCTGCATGACCCCGCCCTCGGTCGGATTGACGTATCGAATCCATTTGGCGCCAGCATCGAAATGTGCCCAGGCCCGGCCATCGACGTAGACGGCCACATCAGCCTCGCCGGATTCGAGCTGAGTCAACGGATCGGATATGCCAGTCCAGAAGACGCTATTGGCCTTCATCTGCTTAATTGCCTCGAAGGCCGGCGTGACATTGTCGACGCTTCCTCCAAGCGCGTCTGCCAGGGACCAGATGAGAATCTGTGGCGTGCCCGTGTAGGCGGCACTGGGAAGCGAAGCACGCCAGCGGCCCTTGATGGTCCCCTCGACGAACTCCTTAAAGCTCTTGGGCGGCTGCTTCACGCGCTCGTGGTAGGCAAGGCCCCACGCCCCGTAAGTGAAAAGGACGCCGTTCCCTTCGACCACATCAAGGAAACGGGCCGGTACGTCAGCGAGGTTGGGGACCTTGTCCTTTGCCATCGGCTCGACGAGGCCGGTCTTCCCGGCGATCAGGGCGAGATCGACAGTGTTCATCAACACGTCGATCGGCGGCTTAGCTCGATTGGCCTCAATTTGAGCCATCCATTGCTGCGGGCCGCCGATGAGGACGTTCGCGCGGACCCCGGTCCGCTTGGTGAAGTCGGGAACCATGACGTCGCGGATGGTCTGCTCCCAGATTCCCCCGAAGGCGGTCACCGTGATCGCTTGCGACTGCGCATGAGCGCCGCCAATGCGCAGCCCGCCGGTGGCGAGGCCCACGGCTCCCGCGCCGAGTCCCCGGATCAATTTGCGACGGTTGAGGTCAAGCATCTCTCTTCTCCCTGTTGCTTTGTCGTTGTTTGGCGTCTGCGGCGGCTTGATTGCCGTCGCGCCGCAAAGGCGCATGGGCCGCCGCAAGCCTCCCGGTAACTTCGGCGGCGGCGGATTTGAGCGCGCCGATGATCTCGTCACGGTCGGCTAGGAAACGCACCGTCACAGCTCCGACAGTAAGCGCCCCGGCGATCGCGCCAGAAGGGCTGAACACGGGAGCTGAAATTCCGGTCGCTCCTGCTGCCCATTGATCAATGTTGAGCGCGATACCCTCGGCGCGAACCGTTTCAAGGTCAGCAAGAAACGTGGATTTATCGACATCCCTATGTAACTGAAGATAGTGGCTAACGGCGCCCGCCGGCGAATGTGCGAGCAGTACACGGCCACTTGCGGTGCGATGTGCAACGCGAAGCTGGCCAAGATCGGCATCGTAGCGGATCTCGCGCGGCGAGACGACCTTGGTCAGCATCCGAACGCGGTTGTCGCTCGTCAATGCGGATAAATGCGAGGTTTCCTGCAAGCAGCGCGTCAACTCGCCCATCACCGGCAATGCGAGCCGCACCATAAGTGCGAGCGGCCCGCCAATCCAGCCAAGATCATGCTGCCGCAAGGCCGGGTTGACGAGATATCGATCATAGGCGTCGCGCATTACGTAGGCACGATCAACCAGCGTCCTCAGCAGCATCAACGTGCTGCTCTTCGGCGCATCGAGCAATCTCGCGATCTCGCCCAACGACAAGCCAGCATCAGCCGTCGATAGGACCTCGAGACAGTCCAGGACGCGAACGGCCGATTTCACTTGCGAGTTCACATCCATCAACTCTATTCTACCTGCTGAACGATACTCAACGAACGGTCGAGCCGTCAACCGGCTGTATAATCGAACGGAACCGTGGAGGTGGCACGACCTGCCGTGGCCGGCGTGGTGCGCCGCCAGAAACGATCGGAGGGCGGGAGATGATCATGGCGCACGAGATGATCGAAACGCTGTGCGGAGCAGTGAGCGCCACTGCGATGATGGAGCATCTTGAGGTATTTGCTCGCCGTGTGAAATTATCGGGAACGCCTGAGGAGCTCGAAAGCTTTCGGTACCTGCAGTCGCGACTTGATACCTATGGGCTAAAAACCCATCTGATCCTTCACGATGCCTATATCAGCCTGCCGGGTGATGCTTATATTGAAGTCGATGGAAGTAGGCTTCAATGCATTACGCAATCATTCTCACGCCCCTCGCCGGCGGGCGGCGTGCATGCGCCAATCGTCTATGCAGGCGCTGGGCTACCGAAAGATTTTGCGGCTCTCGATGCGCGCGGCAAGATCGTTCTCCTCGAACATATCGCCAATCCTGGAGCGGCCCTCCGGTCTTCGAGAGCAGGCGCGGTTGGGCAGATCCATATCAGCCCACATGAACACCTCCACGAGATGTGCATTTCCTCGGTCTGGGGCAGCCCGAGCGACGAAACGATGGACCGATTGCCCAGCACGGTCGTGGTCAGCGTCAGGAAAGTTGATGGCGACGCGCTCAAGCGACGCATCGAGGCCGGCGAAACAATCGAAGCAACACTGCACGCGGAAGTAGATACCGGCTGGCGGAAAACGCCGCTATTGACGGGAGATCTGATCCGAAAAAATGCAGGGCCGGACGAGCCTTTCGTCATGTTTTCGGGCCATCATGACACTTGGCATCTTGGGGTCATGGATAACGGCACCGCGAACGCGACCATGCTTGAGATTGCCCGCCTTTTCGCGGCAAATCGCTCGCACCTTCGGCGTAGCCTCAGGCTGTGCTTTTGGTCCGGCCATTCTCACGGCCGCTATTCAGGCTCAACTTGGTACGCTGACAATTACTGGAAAGAGCTGGCGACGCGCTGCGTCGCGCATGTGAACATCGATTCGACGGGCGCATTCGGCAACACGGTGTTGACGGATGCTCTATCGTCCTCGGAACTCTTCGGGCTGGCGTCGGAAGCGATCAAGCAGCAGGGAGACCAGACGCTCGACCGCCACCGCATGAGCAGAGCGGGTGATCAATCGTTCTGGGGAATCGGGGTTCCCTCAATGTTCATGGGGATGGGCGAGCAGCCGCTCGGTACGGCTAATGTGATGGGCGCCGTACTCGGTGGCATAAATCGCAAGGCTGCCGGCTTTGGTTGGTGGTGGCACACACCTGACGATACGCTCGACAAGATCGATAAGGACCTGTTGGTCCGCGACGCACGCATTTATGTTCACGCATTGTGGCGCCTCTTGACTGATCGTATTTTGCCGCTCGACTACGCGGCTCATGCCGCGGCGCTGGCCGAGGAAATCGGAGAGATAGAAAAAGGCCTTGCCGGAGCGCTGAACCTGACGGAGCTGGCATGCTCGCTTGCGGCTATGCGGGAGGCTGCAGGAGCGCTCCGAGACCAAGCCGCAAGCAACATTTCCGATGCTGAAGCAGACCGGATCAATTCAGCAATTGTAGCGACGTCACGAGCAATGGTTCCGATGGACTATACAAGCGGTGATCGGTTTGAGCCTGACCCGGCGCTCACGCAGACGCCCTACCCTATCCTCGATCCGCTCCGTCGTCTTGCCGCCGCGGCAAGCGATTCGGGCGAAACTAGGTTCTTCGCGGTTTCGGCAAAACGCGGCCTGAACCGCCTCGTTCACGCGCTCAACCAGGCTACAACTGCGCTCCGGCGCTAGAGTTTTGGGAAGAAGCTCTGCCTAAAATCGCGCGCCAAGATTAAACGAAACATGAACGTAATGCAGCGTGCAAATGCTTAGTTGGAAGGCGAAGCGGCCCGAAACCTTCGGCACCGTATGCTCGGTATTCCACTCCGGCTGCTCACTCGATCCGCGCTGGATCCAGCGCCGCTCGAGGCATGAGCGGCTGATCATCCATACCGATTGGCCGCGCGCCGCGCGAGGGGAGCATGCCCAGGCGATCGTCAAGGCGGTCGGCCTGCCTCAGGCCCATCTCGTTCTCTATCCGCAGGAGATCAGCGGCGGCCAGCAGCGCTGTGTCGGGCTTGCGCGCATCCTCGTCGCAACTCATCATCTTCGACGAGCCGGCCTCTGGTCTCGACGTGTCCGTCCAACGGACTGTGCCGGCGCTGGTTCGCGATCTCAGGCGAGTTCGACCTCATCTATCTCTTCATCAGCCACGACCTCGCCGTTGTGCGGTCGATCTGCGACCTCGTCGTCGTGATGTATCTCGGCCGCATCGTCGAGATCGGCAGGACGGCTGACGTCCTCCACGGCCCGCGCCACCCTTATCCGCGTTCGCTTCTGGCGGCAGCGCCGCGCATCGGCGGACCGCGTGTGACAAAGAACTTCATCCTCCAGGGCGAGCCGGCCAATCCCCCCAATGTCCCCTTCGGCTGCCGCTTCCGCACCCGCTGTACCCTCACAATTCAGGTCTGTGCCGAGACCGAGACCCAGGTTGAGTTCGAACATCATCACGGCGTCGCCTGTCTCTGTTGGCGCGAGCAAACTGCGTGAGCACGCCATCTGAGGTAAGACCTGACAAAAGTGGGCCTGCCGGACAGGGGCCGTCCTGGGTGACGGCACTGGTCACGATGGTCGCTGTGCAGATGGCAACCGCCTTCCTCTCGCGCATTCCGCCCACACTGGCGCCGGCGCTTGCCGCCGAGCGTGGTTGGTCGGACGCGGTGGTCGGTTACCTCGCCAGCATGAATACGCTCGGGTCGATCTTGTTTCTTGCACTCGGCGCACCGTTCCTGCGCCGGCTTGGCTCCGTAAGATCACTGCAGTCAGGTCTAATCCTCGGGGTCGTTGGGTTGACGCTGCTGCTGCCGCCCTTCTCCGCAATGGCTGCAATGGCTTCTCTCCTAATCGGGGTTGGCTACGGCCCATCCTCCCCGGCCGGAAACGATGTTCTTCACAGAACGGCCTCTCCGCAGCGACGAGCTATGATCTTCTCGATCAAGCAGGCAGGGGTGCCCTTGGGCGGCATCATCGCTGGGCTAGTCTTACCCCCGATCGTCGCCAGCTTCGGCTGGCGGGTTTCGCTGCTTGTGTCCGGACTATTCGTTTTGGCGATTATCTTGGCCGTGCAGCCGATGCGTGCAGGTCTAGATGCCAGCCGGAATCGTGACCAGGCCTTGACGATGCGCGCACTCTTCGCGCCCGCCAACATCCTCTCGTCACTATCGGCCGTCACAGCGTCGCCCTCGCTCTTCCGCCTCGCAGCAGCGGGCGCGTGCCTCGCGATCGGCCAAGGGATCTGGTTTGCCTATCTGATGACCTTTGCGGTTTCCGTCCTCGGCTACGATCTCAAAGCCGCCGGCGCTGCCTTCGCGATCATGCAAGCCACGAGTGTCCTGGGCCGGATTCTTCTCGGCTGGGTCGCCGACCGATACGGCTCACCGCGGCGGCTTCTGGGCCTGATCGGTCTCGCGTCCGGGCTGACGTCGCTCGCCCTGGCCTTCGTCGGGCCAAGCTGGGCATTTCCTACTTTCTGTGCGTTAGCCGCGGTCGCCGGCATCAGCATATCCAGTTGGAACGGTGTTCAGCTCTCGGAGGTGGCCCGTGCCTGCCCATCCCATCTGGTGCGGGAGGCATCCGCAGGAGCTACCCTGATCATCTTTCTCGGTTATGTCGTCGCGCCGGCAGCGTTTGCCCTGCTGTTGTCGCTGACAGGGCGTTTCGACATTGGATTTCTGGTCTGCGCCTGCTCGGGGGTCCTGTGCTTCGCGATCATGCAAGGCCCAAAGCACAAATCGGGTTAAGAGCCGCTGATGCCCGTCGAGGCGATCCGGTTCTTTCGCGTCGCCCCGCCTCCCGCGCGCAAAAGCGGATCCCTGATCTGCCCCTGGCGCGAAAAGACTCAGACTTGATACGGCCTATATGAGATGTGCGCGGGTGGGGTGGCGTGCCTTGAGCGCCGGATCTTTCGTCAGGCCCTGAGGTGGTCCAGAAGCTCCTTCTTCAGCGCGCCTCGCGGCTGGATGAACAGGCTGCGATAGATGGTTTCGTGCGACACCTGATTGTGCGGCTACGCGGGCCGATGCGCGCTTGAGCCAGCCGGCAACCTGCTCGGGCGACCACTTCCGCCGCAGCTTGACGCGGAATTTTCCCAGCGGGCCAGGAAGGCTTCTTCGGTCTCGGATAGGGACGGCCTGCCTCGCAATTCGCGGAGCACGGCTCCGCCCACAGCGAGCGTGCCCGTCACGGGAATGGGCGATTTGAGTTTGGGCGGTTACCGGCTGTCCAAACAAATCCGCTCCACCAGCGCTCTTGTCAGACCGGAGCCCGGTAATCTCGAAACTTACTAAACGGTTAGGACGCCGATGAGGCCGGCGACTCTGTCGGCGGCCGTGGTTCGCGGCGCAGCTATAGGAGCATTCTCACGCCTTGAATCTGGCGAGGTTCGTTTTGGGGTGGTACCCGGGTATCCGCTTGTGTGAAGAGTTTCGGATGCCGGCCCCTGCGGGCGGGTTCGGACGTGGCTGAGGGCCGGCGGTGCTGTCACGTTAACTGGCGGCGGGCTTCATGAGGCGCATTTGGCTGCGTGACAGGCTCCGCCTTTGACAGACATTCCCGTGACAATGCCCACCAGATCAATGCGCTTTCAGCAATGCGTCTTCGGCACGCTGAAGAAATGCATGAACAGGCCCCTCCGGATGGCGGGTTAGCAGGGATTCCGGCCGGAACAGCAGGCCGCCGACCGGCAGCGTTCCATGTTCGAGCGCCAGCACTTCGTCCGCATCGTCCCGCGCGATTGCATGCAAAGCAGCAGGAACCTGGCTCGAAAGGACAACGCAGCGGTGGTAGCAGCCGACGACAAGAGACTCGGCGCGGTTCGGTAACAGCCATGAAGGGCCAACCGAAGGCCGCGCCAAAACCCGCTCGCCATGGCGAGGCGTGTTCGCCGGCTCGGCCTTCGCACCGAACAGTTGTGCAAGAGCCACCATACCATGCCCCAGCGCCAGCACCGGGCGCCCTGCCGCGAGAAGGTTGGCGAGGACCTCGCGCGCGGTGACGAGCGCCGCATCCGACAGGTCCGGGGAGACGATATAGGCTCGATCGCTCTCCGGCCGCCGCAGGCCTGCTGCCAGGGGCTGCAGGGCGACGTCGGCCCCCGCAGATCTCAGGAGGGCTTCCAAGATCTGCGCGAATGGCGCACCACCCAGGATCGTGACCGGGATCCTGGCGACTACATCCGCGCGAGCGGCGCTTCGCGGCGGCGGGGCGGGTTGGACTGTCTGCGTCGACGCAAGGTCGAGCGTGCGCAGGAGCGCACCGGCTTTCGTCACGGTCTCCCGCTCCTCGTCGATCGGGTCGGACGAATGCAAGATCGTCGCGCCGACCGTGATTTCCGCCGTCCCGCCGGCGAGCCGCATTGAGCGCAGAACGATGCCGGTGTCCAATCGGCCGTCGAATCCGAGGCGCCCGATGGCGCCGCCATACCAGCGCCGCGGGGCCGCTTCATTGGCGTCGATGAAGGCGATCGCCTCCTGGCGGGGAGCGCCGGTTAGCGTCACCGCCCATACATGAGCGCGAAAAGCGTCGATTGCATCGCGATCGAGACGCAGCTGACCCTCGACGTGATCGACCGTGTGCAGGAGATGCGAATAGGTCTCGATCTGGCGGCGCCCGAGAAGGCGGATCGAGCCGGGTTCGCACAGCCCCGCCTTGTCGTCGCGATCGATATCCGTGCACATCGTGAGCTCGGCTGCCGCCTTGGATGAATTCAGGAGTTCTAGCGCCCGTTCGGCATCCGCTACGGCATCGTCTCCACGCTGGATCGTTCCGGAGATTGGGCAGCTTTCGACCCGGCGGCCTTCGACCCGCACGAACATTTCCGGCGAGGCGCCCACCAGCGCTTCCGTCCCGAGATTGGCGAGGAACTCATAGGGGCTCGGGTTGATACGATCGAGCAGGCGGAAGAGCGCATCGGGCCCCGCCGCGAGCTCGCGCCTGAAGGTTTGCGCGAGAACCACCTCGAACAATTCCCCGGAGCGGCAGGCCTCGACTGCCCGGCGCACCATATCGGCATAGGGCAGTTCCTGCGTCGCGGCGGTTGCCGCCTGGCTTCGCAGGGGAGAGGCGCTTCCTGTGCGCGGCATGCCTTCGGTCGAGCGCGCTTCGAGGGCAAAGTCATAGGTGACAACCTTGGCCTGTCCGGTTTCAGGATGATCGGCGACGACAATCCGGTCCGGCAGGTAGAGGACCATGGCTTCGTGATCGTCCTGCGGCCGGCCGCGTCGCTCCAGCCCCAGCGTATGAAACGCCAGATCGAAACCGAAGGGGCCGAAGAGACCGAGATGTGGATCGTCAGAGCTGAGCCCTGCGACAAGGCTCCGCAGGGTTTCGAACAGGGTCTCGCCCGTCGCAAGGCGCCCCTTGACCGCACCCGAACCCGTTTCCAGATCGGCGATGCCGCCCTGCGCGAAAGCGGCGGCGATGGCCGGCAGGAGAACGCTGCCACGCTCGTTTAACGCCCGGCAAGACAGGTGATCCGCCCGTAGCGAGAGTCTGAGCGGCGGATCGACAAATCCGAGCCAGTGCGGCCGGTAGCGGCCGGGAAATGTAAAATTACAGCGCAGCAGCATACCTTGCCGCGTCCCGAGGCTGTCGATCAGCATATCGAGCCCCGTCGGCGCGGCGATCGTTTCCTCGCCCCGCGTCACAACGAGCCCGGATAGCGTGATGAAGCTGTGAATCACGTTGTTGATGTCCGGTTGTAGTCGAGATGCTGCTCAAGGCGGGCAGCCAACCTCGAAAGGCCAAAGCAGATCGCGAAGAAGAACAGGCCGGCGAAGAGATAGGCCTCCGCCGAATATCCGTTCCACTTCGGGTCGGCGACCGTGAGCTGCACAACGCCGAGCAGGTCGAAGACGCCGACCACGATGACCAGCGTCGAATCCTTCAGCATCTGGATAAAGGTGCTTACAATATTGGGCAGGGCGGCGCGCAGCGCCTGCGGGAGCACGACGAGCCTGAGGCAGCGCGCATAACCCAGCCCAAGAGACCGTGCCGCTTCCGCCTGCCCGATAGGGATGGTGCGCAACGCGCCCCGGATCACTTCGGCCATATAGGCCGCGGCGTACAGGCACAGGCCGACCACCACCCGCGTAAACAGACCGATGCCTTCACCGCCCGGCACGAAGAGCGGCAGCAGCACCACCGCCATGAACAGGATAGCAAGGAGCGGCACGCCGCGGATAACCTCGACCGTCAGGTTGGCGAGCGCGCGCCAGAGCGGGCTGTCGGCCTGCCGGCCAAGCGCCAACGCGATACCGACCGGCAGCGACACGACCATCGCGGTGGTCGACAATAGCGCGGTCACGAAGAGGCCGCCCCACTGGTCTGTCTCAATGGGAGCCAGACCGAACACGCCACCAGCCGCCAGCACGAACGCCGCCGTGATCCCGATCGCGGCTCCCGCAACCGTCACCGCGATTTGTCGGCGCATGCCGGGAAGCAGCGGCAGGGCGACCCAGCCGAACAGCAGCAGAAACCCGAGATTCAGCCGCCACCTGGAGTGAGAAGGATAGAATCCGTAGACGAATTGT
Above is a genomic segment from Bosea sp. NBC_00550 containing:
- a CDS encoding ABC transporter permease, which translates into the protein MTMTLASGKARRFWKTMTGRSSSGPTISLVWSLPAVFFMLAFFLFPLADNMIRSVGADGGWSFAPYKRLFFDPYYLEVLGVTLGFSFAVTLACLLVGYPVAYFMVRHAGRLYGLCIFFLVAPLLTSIIMRTFGWRVLLARQGFANAFMMEFGLIERPLNLLNGPVIALLATVQVLVPFMVLAITSSLQGVDRRLEESARLLGAGRASTFFRITAPLTLDGIGTGFILVFMLANGSFVTLLLLGGGSLQTFPLLIYQQINSTRDFVLAGAMSNVLLMSAVICLVIQARLLRRRGTKP
- a CDS encoding amino acid ABC transporter permease, yielding MLLAALVGACILLGPRLFRWAVLDAVFPWSEAASCDGRGACWLFIRERLPQFVYGFYPSHSRWRLNLGFLLLFGWVALPLLPGMRRQIAVTVAGAAIGITAAFVLAAGGVFGLAPIETDQWGGLFVTALLSTTAMVVSLPVGIALALGRQADSPLWRALANLTVEVIRGVPLLAILFMAVVLLPLFVPGGEGIGLFTRVVVGLCLYAAAYMAEVIRGALRTIPIGQAEAARSLGLGYARCLRLVVLPQALRAALPNIVSTFIQMLKDSTLVIVVGVFDLLGVVQLTVADPKWNGYSAEAYLFAGLFFFAICFGLSRLAARLEQHLDYNRTSTT
- a CDS encoding M28 family peptidase produces the protein MAHEMIETLCGAVSATAMMEHLEVFARRVKLSGTPEELESFRYLQSRLDTYGLKTHLILHDAYISLPGDAYIEVDGSRLQCITQSFSRPSPAGGVHAPIVYAGAGLPKDFAALDARGKIVLLEHIANPGAALRSSRAGAVGQIHISPHEHLHEMCISSVWGSPSDETMDRLPSTVVVSVRKVDGDALKRRIEAGETIEATLHAEVDTGWRKTPLLTGDLIRKNAGPDEPFVMFSGHHDTWHLGVMDNGTANATMLEIARLFAANRSHLRRSLRLCFWSGHSHGRYSGSTWYADNYWKELATRCVAHVNIDSTGAFGNTVLTDALSSSELFGLASEAIKQQGDQTLDRHRMSRAGDQSFWGIGVPSMFMGMGEQPLGTANVMGAVLGGINRKAAGFGWWWHTPDDTLDKIDKDLLVRDARIYVHALWRLLTDRILPLDYAAHAAALAEEIGEIEKGLAGALNLTELACSLAAMREAAGALRDQAASNISDAEADRINSAIVATSRAMVPMDYTSGDRFEPDPALTQTPYPILDPLRRLAAAASDSGETRFFAVSAKRGLNRLVHALNQATTALRR
- a CDS encoding MFS transporter — protein: MTALVTMVAVQMATAFLSRIPPTLAPALAAERGWSDAVVGYLASMNTLGSILFLALGAPFLRRLGSVRSLQSGLILGVVGLTLLLPPFSAMAAMASLLIGVGYGPSSPAGNDVLHRTASPQRRAMIFSIKQAGVPLGGIIAGLVLPPIVASFGWRVSLLVSGLFVLAIILAVQPMRAGLDASRNRDQALTMRALFAPANILSSLSAVTASPSLFRLAAAGACLAIGQGIWFAYLMTFAVSVLGYDLKAAGAAFAIMQATSVLGRILLGWVADRYGSPRRLLGLIGLASGLTSLALAFVGPSWAFPTFCALAAVAGISISSWNGVQLSEVARACPSHLVREASAGATLIIFLGYVVAPAAFALLLSLTGRFDIGFLVCACSGVLCFAIMQGPKHKSG
- a CDS encoding oligopeptide/dipeptide ABC transporter ATP-binding protein; the encoded protein is MYLGRIVEIGRTADVLHGPRHPYPRSLLAAAPRIGGPRVTKNFILQGEPANPPNVPFGCRFRTRCTLTIQVCAETETQVEFEHHHGVACLCWREQTA
- a CDS encoding IclR family transcriptional regulator — translated: MDVNSQVKSAVRVLDCLEVLSTADAGLSLGEIARLLDAPKSSTLMLLRTLVDRAYVMRDAYDRYLVNPALRQHDLGWIGGPLALMVRLALPVMGELTRCLQETSHLSALTSDNRVRMLTKVVSPREIRYDADLGQLRVAHRTASGRVLLAHSPAGAVSHYLQLHRDVDKSTFLADLETVRAEGIALNIDQWAAGATGISAPVFSPSGAIAGALTVGAVTVRFLADRDEIIGALKSAAAEVTGRLAAAHAPLRRDGNQAAADAKQRQSNREKRDA
- a CDS encoding extracellular solute-binding protein, giving the protein MLDLNRRKLIRGLGAGAVGLATGGLRIGGAHAQSQAITVTAFGGIWEQTIRDVMVPDFTKRTGVRANVLIGGPQQWMAQIEANRAKPPIDVLMNTVDLALIAGKTGLVEPMAKDKVPNLADVPARFLDVVEGNGVLFTYGAWGLAYHERVKQPPKSFKEFVEGTIKGRWRASLPSAAYTGTPQILIWSLADALGGSVDNVTPAFEAIKQMKANSVFWTGISDPLTQLESGEADVAVYVDGRAWAHFDAGAKWIRYVNPTEGGVMQPSIAQKVKNGSDAAWEYINSLLSPGPQAEVAKRMNFGVSNSKVDYPEPLGSRITPWQETRWPPFEKTGIAQREWLDRWNREIRA
- a CDS encoding chorismate-binding protein; amino-acid sequence: MIHSFITLSGLVVTRGEETIAAPTGLDMLIDSLGTRQGMLLRCNFTFPGRYRPHWLGFVDPPLRLSLRADHLSCRALNERGSVLLPAIAAAFAQGGIADLETGSGAVKGRLATGETLFETLRSLVAGLSSDDPHLGLFGPFGFDLAFHTLGLERRGRPQDDHEAMVLYLPDRIVVADHPETGQAKVVTYDFALEARSTEGMPRTGSASPLRSQAATAATQELPYADMVRRAVEACRSGELFEVVLAQTFRRELAAGPDALFRLLDRINPSPYEFLANLGTEALVGASPEMFVRVEGRRVESCPISGTIQRGDDAVADAERALELLNSSKAAAELTMCTDIDRDDKAGLCEPGSIRLLGRRQIETYSHLLHTVDHVEGQLRLDRDAIDAFRAHVWAVTLTGAPRQEAIAFIDANEAAPRRWYGGAIGRLGFDGRLDTGIVLRSMRLAGGTAEITVGATILHSSDPIDEERETVTKAGALLRTLDLASTQTVQPAPPPRSAARADVVARIPVTILGGAPFAQILEALLRSAGADVALQPLAAGLRRPESDRAYIVSPDLSDAALVTAREVLANLLAAGRPVLALGHGMVALAQLFGAKAEPANTPRHGERVLARPSVGPSWLLPNRAESLVVGCYHRCVVLSSQVPAALHAIARDDADEVLALEHGTLPVGGLLFRPESLLTRHPEGPVHAFLQRAEDALLKAH